One Capsicum annuum cultivar UCD-10X-F1 chromosome 2, UCD10Xv1.1, whole genome shotgun sequence genomic window carries:
- the LOC107858433 gene encoding LOW QUALITY PROTEIN: glycerophosphodiester phosphodiesterase GDPDL7 (The sequence of the model RefSeq protein was modified relative to this genomic sequence to represent the inferred CDS: deleted 1 base in 1 codon) produces the protein MLLSSFCDLKIQDRKKMIRHLLLVCLMIHCTVADPKSGTGAVPVPPLPKQKWLTLHGDEPFVVANGGFSGLYPPQTDIAFRQSIVFGKGGTVLLCDLHMSRDGHGFCLSQLNLQNTTNAADAFPSRKKTYIVNGKELQGWFALDFTSDEMFDKLIVTQSIFSRTDLFDFSPPYPTDLFLEENRKAILWINAEYATFYNQHKLSLVDHIKQLLEIRKDISYISSPEIGFLKSMGPVVHGLKTKLMFKFPTDRNALEPTTNEPYASLLTKLSMIKTFAAGIVVPREYIWPVSKARYLETSTNLVADAHKQGIEVFAYGFANDNFLPHNYSYDLQREYLRFVDNSQFAVDGVVTDFPTSASMAVACLAGSKNASRRVPTLIISANGANGDYPGSTDLAYQKAVDDGADIIDCSVQMTKDRVAFCLPSVDLIPTTTAAGPFMSRAAKVDSIQSSMGIFSFDLTWDEILSLKPQMFSEFNGDMIRDPARKNVGKFVTLSEFLEFAKAKAVPGVLINVENAAYLAANKGLDIVGAVTTALSNATLDKQSTQKVLIMSGESSVLDKFKDIPTYQKVLHIKKQVEFVTNETALEIKKHADAVFLHKHSLYTQFRGEGFTLNFTNLIERMHWANISVYAGTVLNEFQDIYMDYSSDPYMLIHNLIYYGADGIITQYPGTANAYTRNLCTGNLESYRIPNIKPGDVIKFALDPKEVAEYKPPPPVHLETKDFVTPPLPPVAAISKDDDKGSASKSTSNDTNAPSSSPPPEQAKAPNSATVSTINVVTLFFATMLGLVTLL, from the exons ATGCTTCTCTCTTCCTTCTGTGATCTCAAGATTCAA GATAGGAAGAAAATGATCAGGCATCTCTTATTAGTATGCTTGATGATCCATTGTACTGTAGCTGATCCAAAAAGTGGAACTGGTGCAGTTCCTGTTCCTCCTCTTCCTAAGCAAAAATGGTTGACTCTACATGGTGACGAACCATTTGTTGTTGCAAATGGGGGATTTTCGGGACTTTATCCCCCACAAACAGATATAGCATTTCGTCAATCAATTGTATTTGGAAAGGGTGGTACTGTCTTGCTATGTGATCTCCATATGAGTCGCGATGGACACGGCTTTTGTCTCTCACAATTAAACCTCCAGAATACAACAAATGCAGCTGATGCTTTTCCAAGTCGTAAAAAAACCTATATTGTTAATGGAAAAGAACTTCAAGGATGGTTTGCATTAGACTTCACAAGTGAtgaaatgtttgataaattgATTG TGACACAATCAATCTTCAGCAGAACAGATCTATTTGATTTTTCACCACCATATCCAACTGACCTATTTTTAGAAGAAAACAGGAAGGCTATACTGTGGATCAATGCCGAG TATGCGACATTCTACAACCAGCACAAACTTAGTTTGGTTGATCATATTAAGCAACTCTTGGAGATAAGGAAAGATATCTCTTACATATCGTCTCCAGAGATTGGTTTTTTGAAGAGCATGGGACCAGTGGTGCACGGTCTCAAAACAAAGCTAATGTTCAAGTTTCCCACGGATAGAAATGCACTTGAACCCACAACAAATGAACCATATGCTTCACTATTAACAAAGTTATCCATGATCAAGACATTCGCTGCGGGAATCGTTGTGCCTAGAGAGTACATATGGCCCGTCAGTAAAGCTCGCTATTTAGAGACTAGTACCAATCTAGTGGCTGATGCTCATAAACAAGGAATTGAAGTTTTTGCATATGGATTTGCAAATGACAACTTTTTACCTCACAATTACAGCTATGATCTACAAAGAGAGTATCTGCGATTCGTTGACAACTCTCAGTTTGCTGTTGATGGTGTGGTCACAGACTTCCCTACGTCTGCATCAATGGCTGTTg CTTGCTTGGCAGGGAGTAAGAATGCTTCAAGGAGAGTCCCCA CTCTGATCATCTCTGCAAATGGAGCCAATGGAGATTATCCAGGATCAACAGATCTTGCATATCAAAAGGCAGTAGATGATGGTGCTGACATAATCGATTGTTCTGTCCAAATGACAAAAGATAGAGTTGCATTCTGCTTACCTTCAGTTGACCTCATTCCAACCACCACTGCAGCCGGACCTTTCATGAGTCGAGCAGCTAAGGTCGATTCAATTCAATCCTCTATGGGAATTTTCTCTTTCGATCTTACATGGGACGAAATTCTGTCATTAAAAC CTCAAATGTTCAGTGAATTTAATGGAGATATGATAAGGGATCCAGCACGAAAGAATGTGGGCAAGTTTGTAACTCTCTCAGAGTTCTTAGAATTTGCCAAGGCAAAGGCAGTTCCGGGAGTTCTGATCAACGTAGAA AATGCTGCCTACCTTGCAGCCAACAAGGGTCTTGACATTGTGGGTGCCGTCACAACTGCTTTGAGCAATGCCACACTTGATAAGCAGTCAACTCAGAAGGTTCTGATCATGTCAGGTGAAAGTTCAGTACTGGACAAATTCAAGGATATCCCCACATACCAAAAGGTACTTCACATTAAGAAGCAGGTGGAATTTGTAACCAATGAAACAGCACTGGAAATCAAGAAGCATGCAGATGCAGTATTTTTACATAAGCATTCCTTATACACACAATTTCGAGGAGAGGGTTTCACTTTGAACTTCACCAACCTTATTGAACGTATGCATTGGGCCAATATTAGTGTCTACGCTGGAACTGTTCTAAATGAATTTCAAGATATTTACATGGATTATAGCTCTGATCCATATATGCTGATCCATAACCTCATTTACTATGGTGCGGATGGAATCATAACCCAGTACCCAGGCACTGCAAATGCATACACCA GGAACTTGTGCACTGGAAATCTAGAGTCATATAGGATACCAAACATAAAACCGGGGGATGTCATAAAATTTGCGCTTGATCCAAAAGAAGTAGCAGAGTACAAG CCCCCCCCTCCTGTGCACTTGGAGACTAAGGACTTTGTTACTCCACCACTACCTCCTGTTGCTGCAATTTCAAAGGATGATGATAAAGGTTCTGCTTCCAAATCCACCTCAAACGACACCAATGCTCCTTCATCTTCACCTCCTCCTGAACAAGCAAAAGCACCAAACAGCGCAACTGTTTCCACTATAAATGTTGTTACTCTCTTCTTTGCTACCATGCTTGGACTAGTTACTTTGCTCTGA